One stretch of Amycolatopsis sp. NBC_00345 DNA includes these proteins:
- a CDS encoding class I SAM-dependent methyltransferase, which translates to MSTSHQPAPVPRTATGTFDTALHRAFGHPAGLLGRLGGWVMARGNAATEHRVVDLARLEPDETVLVVGPGPGVGLDAASRLAGEVIGVEPSAEMRALCLERCDDRVELRDGSAARTGSADDCVDVVLTVNNVEFWEDRAASFAELFRILRPGGRLLLSAHEKWLPVSRHELADEAAAAGFTDLQTWTWEPPGFAGLAAQLKALKPA; encoded by the coding sequence ATGAGTACTTCGCACCAGCCCGCGCCGGTTCCACGGACCGCCACGGGCACTTTCGACACCGCCCTCCACCGGGCGTTCGGTCACCCGGCCGGGCTGCTCGGGCGCCTGGGCGGCTGGGTCATGGCGCGCGGCAACGCCGCCACCGAGCACCGCGTCGTCGACCTCGCCCGGCTGGAGCCGGACGAAACCGTGCTGGTCGTCGGCCCCGGCCCCGGGGTCGGCCTCGACGCCGCCAGCCGGCTGGCGGGCGAGGTCATCGGGGTCGAGCCGTCGGCCGAGATGCGCGCCCTGTGCCTCGAGCGCTGCGACGACCGCGTGGAGCTGCGCGACGGCTCGGCGGCCCGGACCGGGTCGGCCGACGACTGCGTCGACGTGGTCCTGACGGTCAACAACGTCGAGTTCTGGGAAGACCGCGCGGCCTCGTTCGCCGAGCTGTTCCGGATCCTCCGCCCGGGCGGCAGGCTCCTGCTCTCGGCGCACGAGAAGTGGCTGCCCGTGTCCCGCCACGAACTGGCCGACGAGGCCGCCGCCGCGGGCTTCACCGACCTGCAGACGTGGACCTGGGAGCCGCCGGGCTTCGCCGGGCTGGCGGCCCAGCTGAAGGCCCTCAAGCCCGCCTGA
- a CDS encoding VOC family protein — MEVLSSRVLIHPRDLDAATAFYRDTLGLAIDKEFPGGTVFFAGGGSIEVVGRAEAGPTPDIVLWLQVRDLPATLAELAGRGVTPVRGAQREPWGLDEAWIADPDGTRIVLVEVPSGHPLRTDPR; from the coding sequence ATGGAAGTACTGAGCAGCCGGGTGCTGATCCACCCTCGTGACCTGGACGCCGCCACCGCGTTCTACCGCGACACGCTGGGGCTCGCGATCGACAAGGAGTTTCCCGGCGGCACCGTCTTCTTCGCCGGCGGCGGGTCGATCGAGGTGGTCGGGCGGGCCGAGGCCGGGCCGACGCCCGACATCGTGCTGTGGCTGCAGGTCCGCGACCTGCCGGCCACGCTGGCCGAGCTGGCGGGACGCGGCGTCACGCCGGTCCGCGGCGCGCAGCGGGAGCCGTGGGGCCTGGACGAGGCCTGGATCGCCGATCCCGACGGCACGCGCATCGTGCTGGTGGAGGTGCCGTCCGGCCATCCGCTCCGGACCGACCCGCGCTGA
- a CDS encoding DMT family transporter, whose product MNTTALSLVLVAAFVHAAWNLAAKRVTFGGPRFVWLYYTVSAVAMLPAVIVALVVEPERPQWSWLVAAAVTAVMHIAYGIVLQRGYTVGDLSIVYPLARGTGPLLSVLAAVLVLHEHPGVLGLIGAFLVVAGVLVISIGGGTADRAARRAGVFYGVLTGAVIAAYTLWDAHSVTTLAVPPIVYFGGGAIGQSLLLAPTAYRGRAEVGRLWREHRKEVLIVGLLSPAAYLLVLYALRIAPVSLVAPARELSIVVGGVAAWLVLGERNAARRLVGSLVVLAGIAAIAVA is encoded by the coding sequence GTGAACACCACAGCTCTGTCGCTCGTCCTCGTCGCCGCCTTCGTGCACGCGGCGTGGAACCTCGCCGCCAAGCGCGTCACCTTCGGCGGGCCGCGCTTCGTCTGGCTCTACTACACCGTTTCGGCCGTCGCGATGCTGCCGGCGGTGATCGTCGCGCTCGTCGTCGAGCCGGAACGTCCACAGTGGAGCTGGCTGGTCGCCGCCGCGGTGACGGCCGTGATGCACATCGCCTACGGCATCGTGCTGCAGCGCGGTTACACCGTCGGCGACCTGTCGATCGTCTACCCGCTCGCGCGCGGCACCGGTCCGTTGCTGTCCGTGCTCGCCGCCGTCCTCGTGCTGCACGAGCACCCCGGCGTGCTGGGCCTGATCGGGGCGTTCCTCGTGGTCGCCGGCGTGCTGGTGATCAGCATCGGCGGCGGCACGGCGGACCGGGCCGCGCGCCGCGCCGGCGTCTTCTACGGCGTGCTCACCGGCGCCGTCATCGCCGCGTACACGCTCTGGGACGCCCACTCCGTGACGACGCTGGCCGTCCCGCCGATCGTCTACTTCGGCGGCGGCGCGATCGGCCAGAGCCTGCTGCTGGCCCCGACGGCGTACCGCGGCCGCGCCGAGGTCGGGCGGCTGTGGCGGGAGCACCGCAAGGAGGTGCTGATCGTCGGGCTGTTGTCGCCGGCGGCGTACCTGCTGGTGCTGTACGCGCTGCGGATCGCGCCGGTCAGCCTGGTCGCCCCGGCGCGTGAGCTGTCGATCGTGGTGGGCGGCGTCGCCGCGTGGCTGGTGCTCGGCGAGCGCAACGCCGCGCGCCGGCTGGTCGGCTCGCTGGTGGTGCTGGCCGGCATCGCCGCGATTGCGGTGGCCTGA
- the rpsT gene encoding 30S ribosomal protein S20: protein MANIKSQIKRITTNEKARQRNLAIRSSVKTAIRKFRDAADSGDKAKAVEAQRDAAKKLDKAVTKGVIHANQAANKKSAIAKRVNSL from the coding sequence GTGGCCAACATCAAGTCCCAGATCAAGCGCATCACCACCAACGAGAAGGCCCGCCAGCGCAACCTGGCGATCCGGTCCTCGGTGAAGACCGCGATCCGCAAGTTCCGCGACGCCGCCGACTCGGGCGACAAGGCCAAGGCCGTCGAGGCGCAGCGCGACGCCGCCAAGAAGCTGGACAAGGCCGTCACCAAGGGCGTCATCCACGCCAACCAGGCCGCGAACAAGAAGTCCGCGATCGCGAAGCGCGTGAACTCGCTCTGA